A single region of the Streptomyces sp. NBC_01262 genome encodes:
- a CDS encoding ABC transporter ATP-binding protein, protein MEHRDKPPPALQVTGLGKTYPNGTRAVSDVDLEIPVGEIRAIVGQNGAGKSTLMKLLYGLEHPSAGRIRIRGLQVRLSGPQDAITLGVGMVHQNLMLVPSFTIAENVVLGVEPGRASRVDRAAAAERTAALAEEAGLAVDPEARVDQVSVGMRQRAEILKALHRGARILILDEPTAVLTPQETTDLFEAVRRLRDSGMTVLFISHKLKEVREISDRVTVMRAGSVIGTVETHEATAAELASMMVGREMSLEVPRTPARPGATVLRVRDLAGPSVHGVSFGIAAGEIVGLAGVEGNGQTELVELLAGLRRPTAGSVTVDGADVTRLDAAAHRRAGIAHVPEDRLSNGAALDQSIADNLIVDRYARPPLARRGTLRTRRVRDLAEELIRRYAIRAPHPSVPAGALSGGNLQKVVVARELSSGPRLLLAAQLTRGVDIGAMHFMYERLVEARDAGAAVLLVSADLGELLALSDRLLVIKDGRLVARFDDPAGLTEEATGLYMLGVEQHTDERITAGVG, encoded by the coding sequence GTGGAACACCGCGACAAGCCCCCTCCCGCCCTGCAAGTCACCGGCCTGGGCAAGACCTACCCCAACGGCACCCGTGCCGTCAGCGACGTCGACCTGGAGATACCCGTCGGCGAGATCCGGGCGATCGTCGGCCAGAACGGCGCCGGCAAGTCCACCCTGATGAAGCTGCTCTACGGGCTGGAGCACCCGTCGGCCGGCCGGATCCGCATCCGTGGCCTGCAGGTCAGGCTCTCGGGCCCGCAGGACGCCATCACCCTCGGGGTGGGCATGGTCCACCAGAACCTCATGCTGGTCCCGTCCTTCACCATCGCCGAGAACGTCGTGCTCGGCGTCGAGCCCGGCCGCGCGAGCCGCGTCGACCGGGCCGCAGCCGCCGAGCGCACCGCCGCGCTGGCCGAGGAGGCGGGCCTGGCCGTCGACCCCGAGGCCAGGGTCGACCAGGTGTCCGTGGGAATGCGGCAGCGCGCCGAGATCCTCAAGGCCCTGCACCGGGGCGCCCGCATCCTCATCCTCGACGAGCCCACCGCCGTCCTCACCCCGCAGGAGACCACCGACCTCTTCGAGGCCGTCCGCAGGCTCCGCGACTCCGGTATGACCGTGCTGTTCATCTCCCACAAGCTGAAGGAGGTACGGGAGATCAGCGACCGGGTGACGGTGATGCGCGCCGGGTCCGTGATCGGCACGGTGGAGACGCATGAGGCCACGGCCGCCGAGCTGGCGTCCATGATGGTCGGCCGGGAGATGTCCCTGGAGGTCCCGAGGACGCCCGCGCGACCCGGGGCCACCGTGCTGCGGGTGCGGGACCTCGCGGGGCCGTCGGTGCACGGTGTCTCGTTCGGCATCGCGGCCGGGGAGATCGTCGGCCTCGCGGGCGTCGAGGGCAACGGCCAGACCGAACTGGTGGAGCTGCTCGCCGGGCTGCGCCGCCCCACCGCCGGTTCCGTGACCGTGGACGGCGCCGACGTCACCCGCCTAGACGCGGCGGCCCACCGCCGGGCGGGCATCGCCCACGTGCCGGAGGACCGGCTGTCCAACGGGGCGGCCCTGGACCAGTCCATCGCCGACAACCTCATCGTCGACCGCTACGCCCGGCCCCCGCTCGCCCGGCGCGGCACGCTGCGCACGCGCCGCGTACGGGACCTGGCCGAGGAGCTGATCCGCCGTTACGCGATCCGGGCCCCGCACCCCTCCGTACCGGCCGGGGCGCTGTCCGGCGGCAACCTGCAGAAGGTCGTGGTCGCCCGCGAACTGTCCTCCGGGCCACGCCTGTTGCTGGCCGCCCAGCTCACCCGGGGCGTGGACATCGGCGCCATGCACTTCATGTACGAGCGGCTCGTCGAGGCCCGCGACGCGGGCGCGGCGGTCCTGCTGGTCTCCGCCGACCTGGGCGAACTGCTCGCGCTCTCCGACCGGTTGCTGGTGATCAAGGACGGCCGGCTGGTCGCCCGCTTCGACGACCCGGCCGGGCTCACCGAGGAGGCCACCGGCCTCTACATGCTCGGCGTGGAGCAGCACACCGATGAGCGGATCACGGCAGGTGTCGGATGA
- a CDS encoding BMP family lipoprotein yields MNKIKILGAVAALSITLAGCGSSASSTSSAASDSGKSGKLRIKFVINGNLGDRSFFDSAYAGLKRTEKDLGYSLKVVELGSDRTKWASGFEDAASGDDYDVLAAGTFDTVDFISKLAPEYPDKKFWLFDAAVDYTGKSGCSNKCANVYSVTFKQNEAAYLAGFLADKLVAAKALPGSPGNGKVGLMGGVKIPVIEDFVVGFKAGFKAAGGNPSSGVLVQYVGGDNPFGDPAKGKEIASAMYAQGADLVWPVAGSSGLGVFESAVAAKRYTFGVDSDQFRTLTDADQRQTVVTSILKNAGNALYLAAKANKAGTLAYGRSAAVGLAEDGVGYVDNANFDKLVPAALRAELKEQAAKVKSGAVTVPSAF; encoded by the coding sequence ATGAACAAGATCAAGATTCTGGGGGCTGTCGCCGCGCTCTCCATCACACTCGCCGGATGCGGCTCGTCGGCCTCCTCGACCTCATCGGCCGCCTCGGACTCCGGTAAATCCGGAAAGCTGAGAATCAAGTTCGTGATCAACGGAAATCTCGGTGACCGTTCCTTCTTCGACTCCGCCTACGCGGGCCTGAAGAGAACCGAGAAGGACCTCGGCTACAGCCTGAAGGTCGTCGAGCTGGGCAGCGACCGCACCAAGTGGGCCTCCGGCTTCGAGGACGCGGCCTCCGGCGACGACTACGACGTGCTCGCCGCGGGCACCTTCGACACCGTCGACTTCATCTCCAAACTCGCCCCGGAGTACCCGGACAAGAAGTTCTGGCTCTTCGACGCGGCCGTCGACTACACGGGCAAGAGCGGCTGTTCCAACAAGTGCGCGAATGTTTACTCGGTCACCTTCAAGCAGAACGAGGCCGCTTATCTGGCCGGATTCCTCGCCGACAAACTGGTCGCCGCCAAGGCCCTTCCCGGCAGCCCCGGCAACGGGAAGGTGGGGCTGATGGGCGGGGTGAAGATACCGGTCATCGAGGACTTCGTCGTGGGCTTCAAGGCGGGGTTCAAGGCGGCCGGCGGAAATCCCTCCTCCGGCGTCCTCGTGCAGTACGTCGGCGGTGACAACCCGTTCGGCGATCCGGCGAAGGGCAAGGAAATCGCCTCGGCGATGTACGCGCAGGGGGCCGACCTGGTGTGGCCGGTGGCCGGTTCGTCGGGCCTCGGGGTCTTCGAATCGGCGGTCGCCGCCAAGCGGTACACCTTCGGGGTCGACTCCGACCAGTTCAGGACGCTCACCGACGCCGACCAGCGGCAGACCGTCGTCACCTCGATCCTCAAGAACGCCGGCAACGCGCTCTACCTGGCGGCCAAGGCCAACAAGGCCGGCACCCTCGCCTACGGCAGGAGCGCCGCCGTAGGCCTGGCCGAGGACGGCGTGGGCTACGTGGACAACGCCAACTTCGACAAGCTCGTGCCCGCCGCCCTGCGCGCCGAGCTCAAGGAACAGGCCGCGAAGGTCAAGTCCGGCGCCGTCACGGTCCCTTCGGCCTTCTGA
- a CDS encoding esterase-like activity of phytase family protein produces MNIRAAARARILASVVVLASLPALTGASATAQVHGVRLDFIGERELPNAMAFHGTTVGGLSAISYDARTGTYYVISDDRSQTGPARFYTARLDFADNGLTGVELTGTHPLLRPDGATYPPTSTATSTVAPDPEGIAVDPRDGGLVWTSEGERIVPADGPAVLGDPWIRRATTTGEYTGQLPLPPQLHMNSQSTGPRRNQTLEGVTFTPDGRQIVTAMEDPLYQDGDDPTPAHGALTRLTLHDARTGLPTAQYAYPLEPLFATPPDGSTDTNGVSDLVALGNDRFLVLERASVYSANNWKARIFLVDLHGATDVLGRDSLADGPVRPVRKTLVTDLSDIAGLPRVDNVEGITLGPRLPDGRRTVVLVSDDNFASREVTQFIALAARGI; encoded by the coding sequence ATGAACATCCGTGCCGCCGCCCGCGCCCGGATCCTCGCTTCCGTCGTCGTCCTCGCCTCGCTCCCGGCCCTCACCGGCGCCTCGGCCACGGCCCAAGTCCACGGCGTACGGCTGGACTTCATCGGCGAGCGGGAACTGCCCAACGCCATGGCCTTCCACGGCACCACCGTCGGCGGGCTGTCCGCCATCAGCTACGACGCGAGGACGGGCACGTACTACGTCATCAGCGACGACCGCTCGCAGACCGGCCCCGCCCGCTTCTACACCGCCCGCCTGGACTTCGCCGACAACGGCCTCACCGGCGTCGAACTCACCGGCACCCACCCCTTGCTGCGCCCGGACGGCGCCACCTACCCGCCCACGTCCACCGCCACCTCCACCGTCGCCCCGGACCCGGAGGGCATCGCGGTCGACCCGCGCGACGGCGGTCTCGTCTGGACGAGCGAGGGCGAGCGCATCGTGCCGGCCGACGGCCCGGCCGTCCTCGGCGACCCCTGGATCCGGCGCGCCACGACGACCGGCGAGTACACCGGGCAGCTCCCGCTCCCGCCTCAGCTGCACATGAACTCCCAGTCCACCGGCCCCCGCCGCAACCAGACCCTGGAAGGCGTCACCTTCACCCCCGACGGCCGCCAGATCGTCACCGCCATGGAGGACCCCCTCTACCAGGACGGCGACGACCCCACCCCCGCCCACGGCGCGCTCACCCGCCTCACCCTCCACGACGCGCGGACCGGACTGCCGACAGCGCAGTACGCGTATCCCCTGGAGCCGCTGTTCGCCACTCCCCCGGACGGCAGCACCGACACCAACGGCGTCAGCGACCTGGTCGCGCTCGGCAACGACCGCTTCCTGGTCCTGGAACGGGCCTCCGTCTACAGCGCCAACAACTGGAAGGCCCGGATCTTCCTGGTCGACCTGCACGGCGCCACCGATGTCCTCGGCCGCGACTCCCTGGCCGACGGCCCCGTCCGGCCGGTCCGCAAGACGCTGGTGACGGACCTGTCCGACATCGCCGGACTGCCCCGGGTGGACAACGTCGAGGGCATCACGCTGGGCCCCCGCCTGCCCGACGGCCGCCGCACCGTCGTCCTGGTCTCGGACGACAACTTCGCCTCGCGCGAGGTGACCCAGTTCATCGCCCTGGCCGCCCGTGGCATCTGA
- a CDS encoding ABC transporter permease — MNPTVKTTGTVKTAETAEPEGRPAFLAARRTSTAVELTMTVLTVAVAVLIAFLVILATGKDASGALSALLTGPLDRTPRIGRWLADATTLSLLGLSVAIPFRARQISLGAEGQVYAGALAGALVAIHVPLPPVAAVLVPLGAAALAGAALGAVPGVMKARLGANEIVATLMLNAVVVRVFDYLLTDHLRSPASAAIQSDPVRPGSALPLLSDFFGVPLDQANVGLFGMLAVAAAVWFLLARTPLGYRIRMTGSNPEFALYGGIDVPRTIEWSFVIGGALAGLAGAHLALGVYGGLQPDMAGGLAFEGIVVALLARNNPVGVVAAALLYSYLRVGGDVMEQQTDVGSEAVTIIQAVIVLLVTARALPELVKRHLARKEAGR, encoded by the coding sequence ATGAACCCGACCGTGAAGACCACGGGGACCGTGAAAACCGCGGAGACCGCCGAGCCGGAGGGCCGCCCCGCGTTCCTGGCCGCCCGGCGGACCTCGACGGCCGTCGAGCTGACGATGACGGTGCTGACCGTCGCCGTCGCCGTCCTCATCGCCTTCCTGGTGATCCTGGCGACCGGCAAGGACGCCTCCGGCGCCCTCAGTGCCCTGCTCACCGGCCCCCTGGACCGCACGCCCCGGATCGGCCGCTGGCTCGCCGACGCCACGACGCTGTCGCTGCTCGGGCTGTCCGTCGCGATCCCCTTCCGGGCCCGGCAGATCAGCCTCGGCGCCGAGGGCCAGGTGTACGCGGGAGCGCTGGCCGGAGCGCTCGTGGCGATCCATGTCCCGCTGCCGCCGGTCGCCGCCGTACTCGTGCCGCTGGGCGCCGCCGCCCTCGCCGGGGCCGCGCTGGGCGCGGTGCCGGGGGTGATGAAGGCCCGCCTCGGGGCCAACGAGATCGTGGCCACGCTCATGCTCAACGCCGTGGTCGTGCGCGTCTTCGACTACCTGCTCACCGACCACCTCAGGTCCCCCGCCAGCGCCGCCATCCAGTCCGACCCGGTCCGCCCGGGCTCGGCGCTGCCGCTGCTCTCGGACTTCTTCGGCGTCCCCCTCGACCAGGCCAACGTCGGCCTGTTCGGCATGCTCGCGGTCGCCGCCGCCGTGTGGTTCCTGCTCGCCAGGACGCCGCTGGGCTACCGCATCCGCATGACCGGTTCCAACCCCGAATTCGCCCTGTACGGCGGCATCGACGTACCCCGCACCATCGAGTGGAGCTTCGTCATCGGCGGCGCTCTGGCCGGGCTGGCCGGGGCACACCTGGCCCTCGGGGTGTACGGGGGGCTCCAGCCCGACATGGCCGGGGGCCTGGCCTTCGAGGGCATCGTCGTCGCGCTGCTGGCCCGCAACAACCCGGTCGGTGTGGTCGCCGCCGCGCTCCTCTACTCGTACCTGCGTGTCGGCGGTGACGTGATGGAGCAGCAGACCGACGTCGGGTCCGAGGCCGTGACGATCATCCAGGCCGTCATCGTGCTGCTGGTGACCGCCCGCGCCCTGCCCGAACTCGTCAAGCGCCACCTGGCGCGGAAGGAGGCCGGCCGGTGA
- a CDS encoding ABC transporter permease: protein MNSVLEVVLSTGFLAAILRVSTPYVLAALGGLLAERAGVPNIALEGSMLTAACTGALVAGYSGSVWAGAACGIAAGALLTLLLGVLHLHLGADAIIAGIGLNLLASGATAYTVYALLGDKGGTSRLHSGALPPVRLPLIEDTPGLGPVLSGQNLMTWVALAAAPAVAWLLYRARFGFHLRAVGEFPEAARSVGIHVHRVQFLALALSGALAGAAGVFLSMGAVSFFVTGMTAGRGYIALAAVFLGALRPWGVFLAALGFGAAEALSVQLGNLDIPSQLVSAIPYVFTLLALAFFARRRLVKESV from the coding sequence GTGAACTCCGTCCTCGAAGTCGTGCTGAGCACCGGTTTCCTCGCGGCGATCCTGCGGGTGTCGACGCCGTACGTACTGGCCGCCCTCGGCGGGCTGCTCGCCGAGCGGGCCGGTGTCCCCAACATCGCTCTGGAGGGCTCGATGCTCACCGCCGCCTGCACCGGGGCCCTGGTCGCCGGTTACAGCGGCTCGGTGTGGGCCGGGGCCGCCTGCGGGATCGCCGCCGGGGCGCTGCTCACGCTGCTGCTGGGGGTGCTGCACCTGCATCTGGGCGCGGACGCGATCATCGCGGGCATCGGCCTGAACCTGCTGGCGTCCGGCGCGACCGCGTACACCGTGTACGCGCTGCTGGGCGACAAGGGCGGCACGAGCCGGCTGCACAGCGGCGCTCTGCCCCCGGTCCGCCTCCCGTTGATCGAGGACACCCCGGGCCTCGGCCCGGTGCTCAGCGGGCAGAACCTGATGACCTGGGTGGCACTGGCCGCCGCGCCGGCGGTCGCCTGGCTGCTGTACCGCGCCCGCTTCGGCTTCCATCTGCGCGCGGTCGGCGAGTTCCCGGAGGCGGCGCGCTCGGTCGGCATCCACGTCCACCGGGTCCAGTTCCTCGCGCTGGCGCTCAGCGGCGCGCTGGCCGGGGCCGCCGGGGTGTTCCTCAGCATGGGCGCCGTCTCCTTCTTCGTCACCGGCATGACGGCCGGGCGCGGCTACATCGCCCTGGCCGCCGTCTTCCTCGGCGCGCTCCGCCCCTGGGGCGTCTTCCTGGCGGCCCTCGGCTTCGGCGCCGCCGAGGCCCTCTCCGTCCAGCTCGGCAACCTCGACATCCCCTCGCAGCTCGTCTCGGCCATCCCGTACGTCTTCACCCTGCTGGCCCTGGCGTTCTTCGCCCGGCGCCGCCTCGTCAAGGAGTCCGTATGA
- the deoD gene encoding purine-nucleoside phosphorylase, with protein sequence MVTPHISAAPGDFAPDVLMPGDPRRARRIAETFLQDARLVTEVRGIEGWTGTYQGRPLSVLASGMGMPSVTIYATELFRFYGVRSIVRVGTAGGIPASVGLRDVVVATAAHTDSAMSSHRIDGVHLSHAASFDLARAAARAAEETGTGVHIGPVFTSDHFYLSRPGLFGQLEAHGTLAVEMEAAGLYATAAAEGGRALAVLTVSDHVNRAEALTSAEREADFDRAVTIAATALLSSHRDV encoded by the coding sequence ATGGTCACCCCGCACATCTCGGCCGCGCCCGGCGACTTCGCCCCGGACGTGCTGATGCCCGGCGACCCGCGCCGTGCGCGCCGTATCGCCGAAACGTTCCTGCAGGACGCCCGCCTCGTCACCGAAGTACGCGGCATCGAGGGCTGGACCGGCACCTACCAGGGCAGACCGCTGTCCGTTCTGGCCTCCGGCATGGGCATGCCGTCGGTCACGATCTACGCCACCGAGCTCTTCCGCTTCTACGGGGTGCGCAGCATCGTCCGCGTAGGGACCGCCGGGGGCATACCCGCCTCGGTGGGCCTGCGCGATGTCGTCGTGGCCACCGCCGCCCACACCGACTCCGCGATGAGCAGCCATCGCATCGACGGCGTACACCTGAGCCACGCCGCCTCCTTCGACCTGGCGCGAGCGGCCGCCCGCGCGGCCGAGGAGACCGGAACGGGCGTGCACATCGGGCCGGTGTTCACCAGCGACCACTTCTACCTCTCCCGACCTGGCCTGTTCGGGCAGTTGGAGGCGCACGGCACCCTCGCCGTCGAGATGGAGGCCGCCGGCCTCTACGCGACCGCCGCCGCCGAAGGCGGCCGCGCGCTGGCCGTGCTGACGGTCAGCGACCACGTGAACCGGGCGGAGGCCCTCACCTCGGCCGAGCGCGAGGCGGATTTCGACCGCGCCGTCACGATCGCGGCCACCGCGCTGCTCTCCTCACACAGGGACGTATAG